A DNA window from Streptococcus parapneumoniae contains the following coding sequences:
- the ruvX gene encoding Holliday junction resolvase RuvX yields MRIMGLDVGSKTVGVAISDPLGFTAQGLEIIQINEEQGQFGFDRVKELVDAYKVERFVVGLPKNMNNTSGPRVEASQAYGAKLEELFGLPVDYQDERLTTVAAERMLIEQADISRNKRKKVIDKLAAQLILQNYLDRKF; encoded by the coding sequence ATGAGAATTATGGGATTGGACGTCGGTTCAAAAACGGTAGGGGTGGCGATTAGCGATCCGCTCGGTTTTACAGCTCAAGGGCTTGAAATCATCCAAATCAATGAGGAGCAAGGTCAATTTGGTTTCGACCGCGTTAAGGAATTGGTTGATGCTTACAAGGTGGAACGATTTGTAGTGGGTTTGCCTAAAAACATGAACAATACAAGTGGACCGCGCGTGGAAGCTAGTCAAGCCTACGGAGCAAAGCTAGAAGAGCTTTTTGGTTTACCAGTAGATTATCAGGATGAACGCTTGACAACAGTTGCCGCAGAGCGCATGCTGATTGAACAAGCAGATATTAGCCGTAACAAGCGTAAGAAAGTCATTGATAAGTTAGCAGCTCAGCTGATTTTACAAAATTATTTAGATAGAAAATTTTAA
- a CDS encoding SP0191 family lipoprotein, whose protein sequence is MKKIVLVSLAFLFVLVGCGQKKETGPATKTEKDTLQSALPVIENAEKNTVVTKTLVLPKSDDGSQQTQIITYKDKTFLSLTIQQKRPVSDELKNYIDQHGVEETQKALLEAEEKDEAIVEARKLAGFKLETKLLSATELQTTTSFDFQVLDVKKASQLEYLKNIGLENLLKNEPSKYISDRLANGATEQ, encoded by the coding sequence ATGAAAAAAATAGTTCTTGTTAGTCTAGCTTTCCTTTTTGTCCTGGTTGGCTGCGGACAGAAAAAAGAAACTGGACCAGCTACAAAAACAGAAAAGGATACGCTTCAGTCGGCATTGCCAGTTATTGAAAATGCCGAGAAGAATACAGTTGTAACCAAGACTTTGGTCTTGCCCAAGTCAGATGATGGTAGCCAGCAAACTCAAATCATTACATATAAGGACAAGACTTTTTTGAGCTTAACGATTCAACAAAAACGTCCAGTTTCTGATGAGTTGAAGAACTATATCGACCAACATGGAGTTGAAGAAACTCAAAAAGCTCTTCTCGAGGCAGAGGAGAAGGATGAGGCCATCGTAGAAGCTCGTAAATTAGCAGGATTTAAGCTTGAAACAAAACTATTGAGCGCAACAGAACTTCAAACAACGACTAGTTTTGATTTTCAAGTTCTGGATGTCAAGAAGGCTTCTCAGTTAGAATATTTGAAGAACATTGGCTTGGAAAATCTCTTGAAGAATGAACCAAGCAAATATATTTCAGACAGATTGGCAAATGGTGCGACAGAACAGTAG
- the cls gene encoding cardiolipin synthase: MKYRKFQLLMSKYGFSLSIMLLELCLVFGLFLYLGRMAPILWITVLILLSIITIISIVNRNTTPENKVTWLLVAFVPVFGPLLYLMFGERRLSKKEIKQLKKLGSMHFQEANSQLLKEELKESDKAAYGVIKSLLSMDTNADIYDQTASTFFPNGEAMWKKMVEDLKKAEKFIFLEYYIIEEGLMWNRILEILEQKVAQGIEVKLLYDDIGCMATLTGDYAHRLRQLGIEAHKFNKVIPRLTVAYNNRDHRKILIVDGQIAYTGGVNLADEYINHVERFGYWKDSGIRLDGLAVKALTRLFLTTWYINRGEISDFDQYHLENHSIPSDGLTIPYGSGPKPIFRTQVGKKVYQSLINQATESVYITTPYLIIDYDLTETIKNAAMRGVDVRIITPYIPDKKFIQLVTRGAYPDLLSAGVRIYEYSPGFIHSKQMLVDEDFAVVGTINLDYRSLVHHYENAVLLYKTPSIMEIARDFQNIFADSQEVYPHSIKTSWYQKLVKEIAQLFAPIL; the protein is encoded by the coding sequence ATGAAATATAGAAAATTTCAATTATTGATGTCCAAGTATGGCTTTAGTCTTTCGATTATGCTACTTGAACTTTGTCTGGTTTTTGGTCTCTTTCTTTATTTAGGGCGCATGGCCCCCATTTTATGGATTACTGTCCTCATTCTACTGAGTATCATCACAATCATTTCGATAGTCAACCGTAATACGACTCCTGAGAATAAGGTGACCTGGTTATTAGTAGCCTTTGTGCCAGTATTTGGCCCCTTGCTCTATCTGATGTTTGGTGAAAGGCGATTGTCCAAAAAAGAAATCAAACAACTGAAGAAGCTAGGCTCCATGCATTTCCAAGAAGCAAATAGCCAGTTACTAAAAGAGGAATTAAAAGAAAGTGATAAGGCGGCATATGGCGTCATCAAGTCCTTATTGAGTATGGATACCAATGCCGATATCTATGATCAAACTGCCTCTACATTTTTTCCTAACGGAGAAGCTATGTGGAAAAAGATGGTAGAAGATCTCAAAAAGGCTGAGAAATTTATCTTCTTGGAATATTACATTATAGAAGAAGGTTTGATGTGGAATCGTATTCTAGAAATCTTGGAGCAAAAGGTCGCTCAAGGCATTGAAGTTAAACTGCTCTATGATGATATTGGCTGTATGGCTACTTTAACAGGAGATTATGCACATCGACTTCGTCAGCTGGGCATCGAGGCCCATAAATTCAATAAAGTTATTCCTCGTTTGACAGTGGCCTATAATAACAGAGATCATAGAAAAATATTGATTGTTGATGGTCAGATAGCCTATACTGGTGGGGTCAATCTGGCAGATGAGTACATTAACCACGTCGAGAGATTTGGTTATTGGAAGGATAGTGGAATTCGCTTGGACGGACTAGCAGTAAAAGCCCTGACACGCTTGTTTTTAACCACTTGGTACATCAATCGAGGAGAGATTAGTGATTTTGATCAATATCATTTAGAAAATCATTCTATCCCAAGTGACGGTTTAACCATTCCATACGGGAGTGGACCCAAGCCAATTTTTCGAACGCAGGTAGGAAAAAAAGTTTATCAGAGTTTGATCAATCAAGCAACGGAATCGGTCTATATTACGACACCTTATTTGATCATAGACTATGATTTAACAGAGACAATCAAAAATGCTGCTATGAGAGGGGTCGATGTTCGGATTATCACCCCTTACATACCAGATAAGAAGTTCATTCAGTTAGTCACAAGAGGGGCTTATCCAGACCTTCTTTCTGCTGGAGTTCGGATTTATGAGTATAGTCCAGGTTTTATTCATAGTAAGCAGATGTTGGTAGACGAAGATTTTGCGGTGGTGGGGACAATCAATCTCGACTACCGAAGCTTGGTACACCATTATGAAAATGCAGTCTTACTCTATAAAACTCCTTCTATAATGGAAATAGCCCGAGATTTTCAAAATATATTTGCAGATTCTCAGGAAGTCTATCCTCATTCTATCAAAACAAGCTGGTATCAAAAACTTGTAAAAGAAATCGCCCAGTTATTCGCTCCAATCTTATAA
- a CDS encoding DUF1292 domain-containing protein, which yields MSHDHNHDHEERELITLVDEQGNETLFEILLTIDGKEEFGKNYVLLVPVNAEEDEDGQVEIQAYSFIENEDGTEGELQPIPEDSEDEWNMIEEVFNSFMEE from the coding sequence ATGTCACACGATCATAACCACGACCACGAAGAACGTGAACTAATCACACTAGTAGATGAGCAAGGAAATGAAACCTTGTTTGAAATCCTTTTGACGATTGATGGAAAAGAAGAATTTGGTAAAAACTATGTTCTTCTAGTACCAGTTAACGCAGAAGAAGACGAAGACGGACAAGTTGAAATCCAAGCTTACTCATTCATCGAAAACGAAGATGGAACAGAAGGCGAATTGCAACCAATCCCAGAAGACTCAGAAGACGAGTGGAACATGATTGAAGAAGTCTTCAACAGCTTTATGGAGGAGTAA
- a CDS encoding bifunctional folylpolyglutamate synthase/dihydrofolate synthase, protein MFEVEEWLHSRIGLNFRSGLDRMQQAVDLLGNPEQSYPIIHVTGTNGKGSTIAFMRELFMGHGKKVATFTSPHIVSINDRICINGQPIADADFIRLAEQVKEMEKTLLQTHDQLSFFELLTLIAFLYFREQEVDLVLLEVGIGGLLDTTNVVTGELAVITSIGLDHQETLGDSLEAIAEQKAGIFKAGKKAVIAKLAPEARLVCQKKAGFLTVDLYQAGQDFSMLNGDFSSSLLNISQLKIGLEGAYQQENAALALQTFLLFMREGKEVVNEQVVRQALEKTHWAGRLEHIRPQIYLDGAHNLPALTRLVEFIKEKEQEGYRPQILFGALKRKDYQGMLAYLTEKLPQVELKVTGFDYQGALDETDVIGYDVIPSYREFISDFEERADTKDLLFVTGSLYFISEVRSNILGYEQIN, encoded by the coding sequence ATGTTTGAAGTAGAAGAATGGCTTCACAGTCGGATTGGTTTGAATTTTCGATCAGGTTTGGACCGAATGCAACAAGCGGTGGATTTGTTAGGAAATCCCGAGCAGTCTTACCCTATTATCCACGTAACAGGGACTAATGGGAAAGGATCTACCATTGCTTTTATGAGGGAGTTATTTATGGGGCATGGTAAAAAAGTCGCGACCTTTACCTCCCCTCATATCGTCTCTATCAATGACCGAATCTGCATTAATGGGCAACCGATAGCAGACGCAGACTTTATCCGTTTGGCTGAGCAGGTCAAGGAGATGGAGAAAACGCTTCTGCAAACCCATGATCAGTTGTCCTTTTTTGAATTGCTGACCTTGATTGCTTTTCTCTATTTTAGGGAGCAAGAGGTGGATTTGGTTTTACTAGAAGTGGGAATTGGTGGCTTACTTGACACGACCAATGTGGTAACCGGAGAGCTTGCTGTCATCACCTCCATCGGGCTCGACCATCAGGAGACCTTGGGTGATAGTCTGGAAGCAATCGCAGAGCAGAAGGCTGGTATTTTCAAGGCTGGTAAGAAGGCAGTGATTGCGAAATTGGCTCCAGAAGCTAGGCTTGTCTGTCAGAAAAAAGCAGGATTTTTAACTGTTGACCTTTATCAGGCAGGTCAAGATTTTTCAATGCTGAATGGGGATTTTTCAAGTTCTTTACTAAATATTTCGCAGTTGAAAATAGGCTTAGAAGGAGCTTATCAGCAGGAGAATGCGGCCTTGGCGTTGCAAACGTTTCTTCTTTTTATGAGGGAAGGAAAGGAAGTTGTTAATGAGCAGGTTGTAAGACAGGCTTTGGAGAAGACTCATTGGGCTGGTCGCTTGGAGCATATTCGTCCGCAGATATACTTGGACGGTGCCCATAACCTCCCTGCCTTGACTCGCTTGGTTGAGTTTATCAAAGAAAAAGAGCAGGAAGGTTATCGTCCTCAAATCCTCTTTGGAGCCTTGAAACGGAAGGATTATCAAGGGATGTTGGCTTATCTGACTGAAAAATTGCCTCAGGTGGAACTCAAGGTGACCGGCTTTGACTATCAGGGGGCTTTGGACGAGACAGATGTAATAGGTTACGATGTGATTCCGTCTTACCGAGAATTTATTAGCGATTTTGAAGAAAGAGCCGATACCAAGGACTTGTTGTTTGTTACAGGGTCTCTCTATTTTATCTCAGAAGTACGGAGCAACATACTGGGGTATGAGCAGATAAATTGA
- a CDS encoding M24 family metallopeptidase, translating into MNKRVQAFLAKMQEKELDGIIINNLKNVYYLTGFWGSNGTVFISRDRQVLVTDSRYIIAAKQETSGFEIVADRDELAVIAGIVKDMGLSRIGFEDEISVSYYHRMQAAFEGIDLLPQTQFVEGLRMIKDEVEIAAIRKACSISDQAFRDALDFIKPGKTEIEIANFLDFRMRELGASGLSFDTILASGINSSKPHAHPMHKPVELGEAITMDFGCLYDHYVSDMTRTIYLGHVSDEQAEIYNTVLKANQALIDQAKAGLGFRDFDKIPRDIIIEAGYGDYFTHGIGHGIGLDIHEEPYFSQTSTETIKAGMALTDEPGIYIEGKYGVRIEDDILITETGCELLTLAPKELIVI; encoded by the coding sequence ATGAATAAACGTGTACAAGCATTTCTAGCTAAAATGCAAGAAAAAGAACTAGATGGCATCATCATCAATAACCTTAAAAACGTCTATTATTTGACTGGTTTTTGGGGCTCAAACGGAACAGTCTTTATCAGCCGTGATCGTCAGGTCTTGGTGACAGACTCTCGCTATATCATTGCAGCCAAGCAAGAAACCAGTGGTTTTGAAATCGTAGCAGACCGTGATGAATTGGCTGTCATTGCGGGTATTGTTAAGGACATGGGCTTGTCTCGAATCGGTTTTGAGGACGAGATTTCAGTCTCTTATTATCACCGTATGCAGGCAGCCTTTGAAGGAATTGACTTGCTTCCACAAACTCAATTTGTTGAAGGTCTTCGAATGATTAAGGATGAAGTGGAGATTGCAGCTATTCGCAAAGCTTGTTCTATCTCAGACCAAGCTTTCCGCGATGCACTTGACTTTATCAAACCAGGAAAGACTGAAATTGAGATTGCCAACTTCCTTGACTTCCGCATGCGTGAGTTGGGAGCATCTGGCTTGTCTTTTGACACCATTCTAGCTAGCGGTATCAACTCTTCCAAACCCCATGCCCATCCTATGCACAAACCAGTGGAGCTAGGAGAAGCCATTACAATGGACTTCGGTTGCCTTTATGACCACTATGTCAGTGATATGACACGGACTATCTATCTAGGGCATGTTAGCGACGAGCAAGCAGAGATTTACAATACGGTTTTGAAAGCCAACCAAGCCTTGATTGATCAGGCTAAGGCTGGCTTAGGTTTCCGTGACTTTGACAAAATTCCTCGTGATATTATCATCGAGGCAGGCTATGGCGACTACTTTACCCACGGTATTGGACACGGTATTGGACTGGATATCCATGAAGAGCCTTACTTTAGCCAAACTTCTACAGAAACTATTAAGGCAGGTATGGCCTTAACCGATGAACCAGGTATCTATATCGAAGGTAAATATGGCGTTCGTATCGAGGATGATATCCTGATTACGGAGACAGGTTGTGAATTATTGACCCTAGCTCCAAAAGAGTTGATAGTCATTTAG
- a CDS encoding SP_0198 family lipoprotein encodes MTFKTAALSIVSLASVSLLVACSQRTQPVQQPVAQQQVQQPAQQPAQQNTNTANAGSNQNQAAPVQNQPVAQPTDIDGTYTGQDDGDRITLVVTGTTGTWTELESDGDQKVKQVTFDAANQRMIIGDDVKIYTVNGNQIVVDDMDRDPSDQIVLTK; translated from the coding sequence ATGACATTCAAAACAGCAGCACTTTCTATTGTTTCTTTAGCGAGTGTATCTTTGCTAGTTGCTTGTTCCCAAAGAACACAACCAGTTCAACAGCCTGTGGCTCAGCAGCAGGTCCAACAACCTGCTCAACAACCTGCTCAACAGAATACCAATACTGCAAATGCAGGAAGTAATCAAAATCAAGCGGCTCCAGTACAGAACCAACCTGTTGCTCAACCGACTGATATTGATGGGACTTATACAGGCCAAGATGACGGAGACCGTATCACTTTAGTGGTCACTGGAACGACTGGTACATGGACTGAGCTCGAATCTGACGGGGATCAGAAGGTCAAACAGGTCACATTTGATGCAGCAAATCAACGCATGATTATTGGCGATGATGTCAAAATTTACACTGTAAACGGTAATCAAATCGTCGTAGACGATATGGATAGAGACCCATCGGACCAAATCGTTTTAACTAAATAA
- a CDS encoding IreB family regulatory phosphoprotein, translated as MGFTEETVRFKLDDSNKKEISETLTDVYASLNDKGYNPINQIVGYVLSGDPAYVPRYNNARNQIRKYERDEIVEELVRYYLKGQGVDL; from the coding sequence ATGGGATTTACTGAAGAAACAGTACGTTTTAAATTGGACGATTCCAATAAAAAAGAAATTAGCGAAACTTTGACTGATGTCTATGCTTCGTTGAACGATAAGGGCTACAACCCGATTAACCAAATCGTAGGTTACGTATTGAGTGGAGACCCTGCCTACGTTCCTCGTTATAATAATGCACGAAATCAAATCCGTAAGTATGAGCGTGATGAAATCGTTGAGGAATTGGTCCGCTACTACCTTAAAGGACAAGGAGTCGATCTATAA
- the spx gene encoding transcriptional regulator Spx, which produces MIKIYTVSSCTSCKKAKTWLNAHQLSYKEQNLGKEGITREELLDILTKTDNGIASIVSSKNRYAKALGVDIEDLSVNEVLNLIMETPRILKSPILVDEKRLQVGYKEDDIRAFLPRSVRNVENAEARLRAAL; this is translated from the coding sequence ATGATTAAAATTTATACAGTCTCAAGTTGTACTAGTTGTAAAAAAGCAAAAACCTGGCTCAATGCCCACCAGTTAAGTTATAAAGAACAAAACCTTGGTAAAGAAGGAATTACGCGAGAAGAATTACTGGATATTCTGACCAAAACAGATAACGGAATAGCCAGCATCGTCTCATCTAAAAATCGCTATGCCAAAGCCCTTGGAGTGGATATTGAAGATTTGAGTGTCAATGAAGTCCTCAATCTGATTATGGAAACACCGAGAATTTTAAAGAGCCCAATCCTTGTGGATGAAAAACGCCTGCAAGTTGGCTATAAGGAAGACGATATTCGTGCCTTCCTACCACGCTCTGTCCGTAATGTAGAAAATGCAGAAGCACGTTTGCGTGCAGCTCTATAA